One part of the Augochlora pura isolate Apur16 chromosome 3, APUR_v2.2.1, whole genome shotgun sequence genome encodes these proteins:
- the LOC144467984 gene encoding uncharacterized protein LOC144467984, which translates to MLIECGLGVYAVPSKTRGKPYRLPCGPVRVLANDPLGVPVAPRGDRMSGSDGEDGQCNRTRESNVVAMGDVLAKKHADDVPCDTRTAADDDQTRQEVDLVDDYDSDAVRSPVVADLVPDANMAIDMNAVNAFIKGARAAGYVQRGTYKVRRDLCREELQKFMKFQNLWTELQQYMRASFNAALEASHNPGSLQLQQNALSMDNMHEIVLQLCNWDPSQLSSRLVSQAREFVVEVKVRLIAILRDYSVNNLAETFLTGLLDDYDALISTASQISELVKPLKGYLCKFTWDCFIKKLYQIYVYDDPMLQNNLSPFIGQLRKLLPLKGSKYEGLVYRYLALDDKMTKIRDLWPDTEPWMDKYNAEQAVQMTSLRQIWKTWELFSVTRKFMEQRMSNKSLDSGNELQEVDGQLSTLTTQGKVTISEMDSRPISPTPEFSLDSLNMPSSAEMVQILLDDLNKDQLYKVAETADAISTAIYANGTHNEGGCLEDNTKEGKCCEFHSCTGSPVSPNMNKNDTESIGLPIENPFSQLINGFLEDTANCSATQVKKKADPTESKEAKVEGTEVKSTREDTDLRTEPQPCSCVYQHVREITERKKEVLENPPCPCLLNSKRKWDTCACLTKSVPETAVPNNHPKPVSPSTLKTNSEPSKPAVKSGSTQSAQTQTRHSTTQTPNTVHNHPTHQGRCTTHPPHTHGPLPDLVKNTAPPHRSHTHNAHSSHACHKQANVEHIKRVSCNDLSSGDGDCSDSGSSQEDSCSTSSSAQRDSSRHCDCCYCEVFGHGVPSVAPVSRNYNEMRERLRQLLTKKKAKKCKATCSPSKSSSESSTNTNPETKAVANTAPRSNTPVSAALTVQQDQRDQRDLEELLEFIEGNQNGKKDNNKKAEKKARQKQRKVEEKLKRDRQEAERQKLIELQKKTPEVTITVVDPQKPVPQRLLPQCNLPEVSILPTSPPVALPSVKQLSNKKKDKQEVCSSSSNTSSSSCSSSSSSTISINSKTKVAPVNTNAKNKSINSNKAEKTVAAGQTNKTTGKSDKAEIINKNNKVLTSTNGMNVKSNQNVTEKSLAVDLSEKKLTKKERKKQKKELKKLEEAKAKEVKKPVQAENQPQMVTIKRVMESNSAEPTVTITLKGQTPAEDKVLFTLVNGQTKEVSLPKLENEQNQNISGKKKKTKANNNNNNNSNSNNNNSLQQGNKTQQTNNSKQQSQNKISDNKNVKQGNSDKIKGKDEKKVQQQSITETKKSKKDKKNTENKENVLQQNTVNKNKNQQQNVTNKKQNKINTPPQTPVSQKTSNLSNENNKKLKGQEPDKGSQLNPNKNNKNASTNAACKQTKNDNQKIQCKIPSQTTIKQRSEIQPVSTERVSSPLSSQFKDISANSKINIENLKLPPGITITKVDAPVKPLPIKSAPLPKPVNPPKQTTIIAAPMSSVQSSYSSPQAGGNVIVVDTGKLKQDLLPKPTEKDVSKETPQNSSTTGKKKKKKNKNAMNSANSNNQTVAQNNDPFISEHTDEPARILHNPNTNMVTIRNPAFGPMKVPPTQQAAIIKVSENGMVTIRSPALQQAINAGLTSPPKPDYIVKGDLSSRTSTDGPNLKHTNGIIPSSLAELRSRLTPDCTTLSDLANIQISKVTNGQPIPENGINLKGTSVTLTKVRTETSIKDVQSAKTAVREAINASIAASSNGKSKKKKKRGTGTRQCGDDWNLVESVFTPKDIDLEDGEMDDAERELEAFKRFCLQSVPPPRKEKVNLNIKDIVLKKKSSSSAAAAAVIAAN; encoded by the exons ATGTTGATTGAATGCGGTTTAGGTGTTTACGCGGTTCCAAGTAAAACCCGTGGAAAACCGTATCGATTGCCGTGTGGCCCGGTTCGAGTGCTCGCAAACGATCCACTTGGTGTACCAGTTGCACCACGCGGTGATAGAATGAGCGGCAGCGACGGTGAGGACGGTCAATGCAATAGGACGAGAGAAAGCAACGTAGTAGCGATGGGTGACGTTCTTGCTAAGAAACACGCAGACGATGTACCCTGTGATACCCGCACTGCTGCAGACGACGATCAAACGCGGCAGGAAGTGGACCTGGTTGACGATTACGACAGCGACGCTGTCAGGTCGCCTGTCGTCGCGGACTTGGTTCCTGACGCG AACATGGCAATAGACATGAATGCAGTGAATGCTTTCATAAAAGGTGCAAGGGCTGCTGGATATGTACAAAGAGGTACATATAAAGTAAGAAG agATCTCTGTAGGGaggaattacaaaaattcatgaaGTTCCAGAATCTATGGACAGAATTGCAACAATACATGCGTGCTTCTTTCAATGCTGCCCTGGAAGCATCTCATAATCCAGGAAGCTTACAATTGCAGCAGAACGCACTTTCTATGGACAATATGCATGAGATTGTACTACA GTTGTGCAATTGGGATCCCTCACAGTTATCTTCGAGGCTAGTTAGTCAAGCACGAGAATTTGTTGTAGAAGTAAAAGTTCGATTGATAGCTATTCTACGTGATTATAGTGTAAATAACTTAGCAGAAACTTTTCTTACAG GTCTCTTAGACGATTATGATGCACTGATATCAACAGCATCACAAATATCTGAATTAGTAAAGCCTTTGAAGGGTTATTTGTGCAAGTTTACATGggactgttttattaaaaagttatatcaGATCTATGTATATGATGACCCGATGTTACAGAATAATCTGTCTCCTTTTATCGGACAG TTAAGGAAACTTTTGCCTTTGAAAGGCTCGAAATACGAAGGTCTTGTATATCGGTATTTAGCATTGGACGataaaatgacgaaaattaGAGATCTTTGGCCTGACACTGAACCATGGATGGACAAATACAA TGCAGAACAAGCAGTTCAAATGACCAGCCTTAGACAAATATGGAAAACTTGGGAATTATTTTCGGTGACTAGGAAATTTATGGAGCAACGTATGTCCAACAAATCGCTCGATAGTGGGAA TGAATTACAAGAGGTGGATGGTCAATTGTCGACGCTCACAACACAGGGGAAAGTTACCATCTCTGAAATGGACAGTAGGCCAATAAGTCCAACTCCGGAGTTCAGTCTGGATTCGCTAAACATGCCTTCGTCTGCCGAGATGGTTCAAATTCTCTTAGACGATTTGAACAAAGACCAACTGTATAAAGTAGCAGAAACGGCGGATGCGATATCTACGGCTATTTACGCGAACGG AACTCATAACGAAGGAGGGTGCTTAGAAGACAACACAAAGGAGGGGAAATGTTGTGAATTTCACTCGTGCACAGGATCTCCAGTGTCACCTAAT ATGAATAAAAACGACACAGAAAGTATAGGATTGCCAATAGAAAATCCATTTTCACAACTCATTAATGGTTTTTTAG AGGACACAGCCAATTGTTCGGCCACGCAGGTGAAGAAAAAAGCGGATCCAACGGAGTCGAAAGAGGCGAAAGTTGAGGGAACCGAAGTGAAAAGTACTCGGGAGGATACAGATCTGAGAACCGAACCGCAACCTTGTTCATGCGTGTATCAGCATGTTAGGGAAATAActgaaaggaagaaagaagtCTTAGAGAATCCCCCGTGTCCGTGTTTATTGAACTCTAAACGGAAATGGGACACCTGTGCCTGCCtaacaaaat CTGTACCTGAAACCGCCGTACCGAATAACCATCCGAAGCCTGTCTCTCCTTCAACCTTGAAGACTAATTCAGAGCCAAGCAAACCTGCCGTCAAATCTGGTTCTACGCAGTCCGCTCAAACACAGACGAGACATTCTACTACGCAGACGCCGAACACCGTTCATAATCATCCAACACATCAGGGTAGGT GTACAACTCATCCACCACACACGCACGGACCTCTTCCGGACCTGGTTAAAAACACAGCCCCTCCTCACAGATCTCACACACACAATGCTCATTCGTCGCATGCATGTCACAAACAGGCCAACGTTGAGCACATCAAAAGAGTGTCATGTAATGACT TGAGTTCCGGTGACGGTGATTGTTCTGACTCCGGAAGCAGTCAGGAGGACTCTTGTTCGACCAGTAGTTCAGCACAAAGAGACTCGAGTAGACATTGTGACTGTTGTTACTGTGAAGTATTCGGACACGGAGTT CCTTCTGTAGCTCCGGTGagtagaaattataatgaaatgaGGGAAAGGTTACGACAGTTGCTGACTAAGAAGAAAGCCAAGAAATGTAAAGCTACATGTAGTCCTTCAAAGAGTTCTTCGGAGTCATCTACCAATACGAATCCGGAAACGAAGGCAGTGGCTAACACAGCACCAAGGTCTAATACTCCCGTTTCCGCTGCCCTAACAGTTCAACAGGATCAAAGAGATCAAAGGGATTTGGAAGAATTGTTAGAGTTCATCGAAGGTAATCAGAATGGGAAGaaggataataataaaaaagcagAGAAGAAGGCCAGGCAAAAGCAGCGGAAG gtagaagaaaaattaaaaagagatagGCAAGAAGCGGAAAGACAGAAACTGATAGAATTACAAAAAAAGACACCAGAAGTGACGATTACAGTAGTAGATCCACAGAAACCCGTTCCTCAGAGATTATTACCTCAGTGTAATCTTCCCGAAGTATCTATTTTACCCACGTCACCACCAGTAGCGTTGCCGAGTGTAAAGcaattaagtaataaaaagaaagacaagCAAGAAGTTTGTAGCAGTAGTAGCAACACTAGTAGTAGTAGCTGTAGCAGCAGTAGTAGTAGTACCATTAGTATAAATAGCAAGACGAAAGTTGCACCTGTGAATACGAACGCGAAGAACAAAagtattaattcgaataaagcgGAGAAGACTGTGGCCGCTGGCCAGACAAACAAGACGACCGGCAAGTCTGACAAAgccgaaattattaataagaataataaggTGTTGACAAGTACCAACGGTATGAATGTGAAAAGTAACCAGAACGTTACAGAGAAGTCACTGGCGGTGGACTTGAGCGAGAAGAAATTgacgaagaaagagagaaagaaacagaagaaagaGCTGAAGAAACTGGAAGAGGCGAAGGCGAAAGAGGTGAAGAAACCGGTTCAGGCAGAGAATCAGCCCCAGATGGTCACTATAAAGAGGGTCATGGAGTCGAACAGCGCGGAACCAACGGTCACGATTACATTAAAGGGTCAAACGCCAGCTGAGGACAAAGTATTGTTCACCCTGGTGAATGGTCAGACCAAGGAAGTGTCCCTTCCCAAGTTGGAGAACGAGCAGAATCAGAATATCAGtgggaaaaagaagaaaaccaaagcaaataataataacaataataattctaacagtaataataacaactcGTTGCAACAAGGGAATAAGACACAACAAACAAATAACTCGAAACAACAgtcgcaaaataaaattagtgaTAACAAAAACGTTAAGCAAGGAAACAGCGACAAGATTAAAGGGAAGGACGAGAAGAAGGTGCAACAGCAAAGTATAACAGAGACAAAAAAGTCGAAGAAGGATAAAAAGAATActgaaaataaagagaatgTTTTGCAACAGAATACAGTAAACAAGAATAAGAATCAACAGCAAAATGTGACCAATaagaaacagaataaaataaacactcCACCCCAGACGCCAGTCTCCCAGAAGACCTCGAATCTCAGTAATGAAAACAATAAGAAATTGAAAGGTCAAGAGCCAGACAAAGGCAGCCAGTTGAatcctaataaaaataataaaaatgctagtACTAATGCAGCATGTAAACAAACGAAAAATGATAATCAGAAGATACAGTGTAAGATACCTTCACAGACAACAATAAAGCAACGCTCAGAGATTCAACCTGTTTCCACAGAGCGAGTTAGTTCTCCTTTAAGTAGCCAGTTCAAGGATATCAGTGCGAACTCAAAGATCAACATAGAAAACTTGAAATTACCGCCTGGCATTACGATAACGAAGGTAGACGCTCCTGTCAAGCCATTGCCGATAAAGTCAGCCCCGTTGCCCAAGCCTGTGAATCCTCCCAAACAGACTACCATAATTGCGGCTCCAATGAGCAGCGTTCAGTCTAGTTACTCGAGCCCTCAAGCAGGTGGTAACGTGATCGTAGTTGATACCGGGAAACTAAAACAAGACCTCCTCCCTAAGCCTACAGAAAAAG atgTATCTAAGGAGACACCTCAAAATTCGAGCACCACtgggaaaaagaagaagaaaaagaacaaaaacgCAATGAACTCTGCCAACAGCAATAATCAAACAGTAGCGCAGAACAACGATCCTTTTATTAGCGAGCATACCGATGAACCAGCCAGAATATTGCACAATCCTAACACAAATATGGTGACCATAAGGAACCCAGCATTTGGTCCGATGAAAGTCCCACCGACCCAGCAAGCAGCTATTATAAAAGTTTCTGAGAACGGCATGGTGACCATTAGGAGTCCAGCGCTACAACAGGCAATCAACGCAGGGCTCACATCTCCTCCAAAACCTGATTACATAGTGAAGGGTGATTTGTCATCCAGGACGTCAACCGATGGTCCAAACCTGAAACATACTAATGGTATTATCCCGTCTAGTCTGGCCGAACTGAGAAGTAGACTGACCCCAGACTGCACAACTCTCAGCGATCTGGCTAACATCCAGATTAGTAAAGTGACCAATGGTCAACCAATACCAGAGAACGGGATCAACCTGAAAGGAACCAGCGTGACCCTGACGAAGGTGAGGACAGAGACGAGCATAAAGGATGTACAGAGCGCGAAAACGGCGGTCCGGGAAGCCATAAATGCCTCGATAGCGGCGTCGAGTAACGGGAAgagcaagaaaaagaaaaaacgcgGAACCGGCACGAGACAGTGCGGCGATGACTGGAACCTCGTTG AGAGCGTATTCACGCCCAAAGATATAGACCTCGAGGACGGGGAGATGGATGACGCTGAACGCGAATTGGAGGCGTTCAAGAGGTTTTGTCTGCAATCCGTGCCACCTCCGCGCAAGGAAAAGGTCAACCTAAACATCAAGGACATCGTGCTGAAGAAGAAATCGTCGTCATCCGCGGCGGCTGCCGCCGTCATCGCCGCTAATTGA